The Persicobacter psychrovividus genome includes a window with the following:
- a CDS encoding 8-amino-7-oxononanoate synthase, translating into MYEDYQNQLNILSEKGNLRSLKEIEPLGGPWVQYQGKRMLNLSSNDYLGIAHDPQHLRNFYAQITEDALFDQFGLSATSSRLLTGNHPAYGEFERLLCHYYQKTGALLFNSGYHANVGILPALLGKKDLILSDKLNHASIIDGARLCDADLIRYRHLNYEHLRSFLKKYRHKYEQVVIITETIFSMDGDIADLRELCKIKEEYDCMLYIDEAHAIGTRGEQGLGICEEQQVINKVDIISCPMGKGMASMGCFTVMNEVLKDYLINKMRPLIFTTALPPINVSWSVYVFRDFVKRTKKRGHLNSVSEHVQKTMVLNHLNAPSQSNIIPLIIGENEATVQLAENLQQNGFLVFPIRPPAVAQGSARLRISLTADMQIQDLEPFLELLKNNP; encoded by the coding sequence ATGTACGAAGATTATCAAAACCAACTGAACATACTTTCTGAAAAGGGCAACTTGAGAAGCCTGAAGGAGATCGAGCCGCTCGGTGGCCCGTGGGTGCAGTACCAGGGAAAACGGATGCTCAACCTCTCCTCAAATGACTACCTCGGTATTGCCCACGACCCTCAGCACCTGCGAAACTTCTATGCCCAAATTACCGAAGATGCCCTCTTCGATCAGTTCGGACTCAGTGCCACTTCCTCCCGATTACTGACAGGCAACCACCCCGCCTATGGAGAATTCGAAAGGCTCCTTTGCCACTATTATCAAAAGACGGGCGCCTTGCTGTTCAACTCTGGGTACCATGCCAACGTCGGGATTTTACCCGCCTTGCTTGGTAAGAAAGACCTCATCCTTTCCGACAAACTCAACCACGCGAGCATCATCGACGGTGCCCGACTTTGCGATGCCGACCTGATCAGATACCGACACCTGAACTACGAACATCTCCGAAGCTTCCTGAAAAAATACCGACACAAATACGAGCAGGTGGTCATCATCACTGAAACCATTTTCAGCATGGACGGAGACATTGCCGACCTGCGGGAGCTCTGCAAAATCAAGGAAGAATACGACTGCATGCTCTACATCGATGAGGCCCATGCGATCGGTACACGGGGCGAGCAGGGACTCGGCATTTGCGAGGAGCAACAGGTCATCAATAAGGTCGATATCATCAGTTGCCCTATGGGAAAAGGCATGGCCTCGATGGGCTGTTTTACCGTGATGAACGAGGTACTGAAAGACTACCTGATCAATAAAATGAGGCCACTGATCTTTACCACCGCACTGCCGCCAATCAATGTGTCATGGTCGGTTTACGTATTTAGAGACTTCGTAAAACGTACAAAAAAACGGGGTCATCTAAATTCTGTATCTGAACACGTACAAAAAACGATGGTCCTTAACCACCTCAACGCCCCAAGCCAGAGTAATATCATTCCCCTGATTATCGGTGAAAATGAAGCCACCGTACAGCTGGCAGAAAACCTGCAACAAAATGGTTTTCTCGTATTCCCGATACGCCCGCCAGCAGTAGCACAAGGCTCCGCAAGGTTACGGATTTCCCTGACTGCCGACATGCAGATACAAGACCTGGAGCCTTTTCTGGAGTTGCTGAAAAACAATCCCTGA